From a single Ciconia boyciana chromosome 4, ASM3463844v1, whole genome shotgun sequence genomic region:
- the CCIN gene encoding LOW QUALITY PROTEIN: calicin (The sequence of the model RefSeq protein was modified relative to this genomic sequence to represent the inferred CDS: inserted 3 bases in 2 codons; deleted 4 bases in 3 codons; substituted 5 bases at 5 genomic stop codons), translating into MKAHSSVFILRSLVEKSCLFYMLIAYMCELKEVVNSAYAGTCACFRTHAQPXCQIHGRLFKEDDLHVQNDNQAFLALIXXVKFRKEESXMYSNKIFAYIHLPGVSANTLVATSHDMLTLNSHSGPLDQMEMILSDRKQEHAXRLLVFQRKGSLIDSVMILGGQKEDVRVNDEGFAYTSELMCFVYMWLKLTEMPGKTAAPSATLAVSVPGGITDQITTSKTAQGCDIENNSWTEVVPTGLVFHITVICGGVVYSLGDCADARKXVFNTCKNGHGRKKNWTLXKISIPMYADALITMGKKSSIYVVTRQLNGCFLYVQMVDYFDTQTGKMVQYLTFHTEFNHKPVVVFSTEHPECAQLKKNIFLYQLAEKEVSKFMNMVVILLNTCTLDFLHAVCSVGDHKEVPSVWRHCLCR; encoded by the exons ATGAAAGCTCACAGCTCTGTTTTTATCCTCAGGTCCCTTGTGGAGAAAAGTTGCCTGTTCTACATGCTCATAGCCTACATGTGTGAGCTTAAAGAGGTGGTGAACAGTGCCTATGCAGGGACTTGTGCATGCTTCAGAACTCATGCTCAGCC CTGTCAGATACATGGCAGGCTTTTCAAGGAGGATGATCTCCATGTACAGAATGATAATCAGGCTTTCCTGGCCCTGATCTAGTAAGTGAaattcaggaaagaagaaagttaaatgTATTCCAATAAGATTTTTGCTTACATCCACTTACCT GGGGTCTCAGCCAATACACTGGTGGCTACCAGCCATGACATGCTGACGCTCAACAGTCATTCTGGCCCTCTGGATCAGATGGAAATGATTTTGAGTGACAGGAAGCAAGAACATGCTTGAagactgctt gttttccagaggaAGGGGTCATTAATTGACTCTGTAATGATTTTAGGAGGCCAGAAAGAGGATGTAAGAGTTAATGATGAGGGTTTTGCTTATACTTCTGAGCTTATGTGTTTTGTTTACATGTGGCTGAAACTGACAGAGATGCCAGGTAAAACAGCTGCTCCTAGTGCAACATTAGCAGTTAGTGTCCCTGGAGGAATAACAGACCAGATCACTACCTCAAAGACAGCTCAGGGATGTGACATAGAAAACAATTCCTGGACTGAGGTAGTGCCTACAGGGTTGGTCTTCCACATCACGGTGATCTGTGGAGGAGTAGTGTACTCCCTTGGGGATTGTGCTGATGCAAGGAAATAGGTCTTTAATACTTGCAAGAACGGtcatgggaggaaaaagaactGGACTC AGAAAATAAGCATTCCTATGTATGCTGACGCCTTGATCACCATGGGAAAAAAGTCAAGT ATTTATGTTGTTACAAGGCAGCTGAATGGGTGTTTCCTATATGTTCAGATGGTAGATTACTTTGACACTCAGACAGGGAAAATGGTGCAATACCTCACCTTCCATACTGAATTCAACCATAAACCTGTTGTTGTCTTTTCCACAGAACACCCTGAGTGTGCACAGctcaaaaaaaatatttttttatatcaacttgcagaaaaagaagtgagCAAATTCATGAACATGGTTGTGATATTACTAAATACCTGCACTTTAGATTTCTTGCATGCAGTGTGCTCAGTTGGAGATCACAAGGAGGTCCCTTCTGTATGGAGGCATTGTTTATGCAGATGA
- the TRIM14 gene encoding tripartite motif-containing protein 14: MAEGQPGAPAPGTRVCGVHAGRPLELFCEDCGRCVCALCPALGPHRGHGARLLPHAVRHKQELMALCLKDLEERKEQEAGNRRSVEQAANDLKARAIMSKRQLSDKVTELQLLLREEESLAKNFIDEKTQQALEAHDQQLESCQEKLAALETFSHRIRQIQQHSDPVQLLEKYTEIEKEMQEPRRLLEQWHPIPLSFEHILNHYKHFVTVLQSILQKPLEARLKEDVFSSLNATAKKEPGTVLKTMSPVDRLLFLKHARSPTWEYDSLHPRLKLSDDRLVVSCNWRRMFYPCGPQRFDKLWQVLSRDAFLSGSHYWEVDLLHAGAGWWIGAAYPSIGRKGDSETCRLGWNRASWCLKKFDFEYWAFHKGERIPILIEDDPDRIGIFLDYEAGILSFYNVTDGMAHLHTFRCKFTEPVYPALRLWEGSIGICKLT, from the exons ATGGCGGAGGGGCAGCcgggggccccggccccggggacgCGGGTGTGCGGCGTCCACGCGGGGCGGCCGCTGGAGCTGTTCTGCGAGGACTGCGGGCGCTGCGTCTGCGCCCTCTGCCCGGCTCTGGGCCCGCACCGCGGACACGGCGCCCGCCTCCTGCCCCACGCCGTCCGCCACAAGCAG GAACTCATGGCATTGTGTTTGAAGGAtctagaagagagaaaagagcaagaagcTGGCAACAGAAGGAGCGTAGAGCAGGCTGCTAATGATCTGAAG GCACGTGCCATTATGAGCAAAAGGCAGCTGTCAGATAAAGTGACTGAGCTCCAGTTACTACTTCGGGAAGAGGAGAGTCTGGCAAAAAACTTCATTGATGAAAAGACTCAGCAAGCCCTGGAAGCACATGATCAGCAGTTGGAGTCATGTCAAGAAAAGCTTGCAGCCCTGGAGACTTTCTCACATCGAATCAGACAAATACAACAGCACAGTGATCCTGTTCAGTTGCTGGAG AAGTACACAGAAATCGAGAAGGAAATGCAGGAGCCCAGGCGCCTGTTAGAACAGTGGCATCCAATACCTCTCTCATTTGAGCACATACTTAACCATTATAAGCACTTTGTCACAGTTCTTCAGTCCATTCTACAGAAACCACTGGAAGCCCGGCTTAAAGAAG ACGTTTTCAGTAGCCTTAATGCCACTGCAAAGAAGGAGCCTGGAACAGTGTTGAAAACCATGTCTCCTGTTGATCGGTTGCTTTTCTTAAAAC ATGCAAGATCACCAACCTGGGAATATGACAGCCTTCACCCAAGGCTGAAATTGTCTGATGACCGTCTTGTAGTAAGCTGTAACTGGAGGAGGATGTTTTACCCTTGTGGTCCCCAGAGATTTGATAAATTATGGCAAGTGCTAAGCAGAGATGCATTCCTCTCTGGGAGCCATTACTGGGAAGTTGACCTGCTtcatgctggagcaggatggTGGATTGGCGCAGCCTACCCTTCCATTGGCAGGAAAGGAGACTCTGAAACCTGTCGACTGGGCTGGAATAGAGCATCTTGGTGCCTCAAGAAGTTTGATTTTGAATACTGGGCATTTCATAAGGGGGAGAGAATCCCCATCCTGATAGAAGATGATCCTGATCGCATTGGCATTTTTCTGGATTATGAAGCAGGAATCCTGTCATTCTACAATGTTACTGATGGCATGGCTCATTTGCATACCTTCCGCTGCAAGTTCACAGAACCAGTTTACCCAGCCTTGAGGCTCTGGGAAGGGTCCATTGGAATATGCAAACtaacataa
- the NANS gene encoding N-acetylneuraminate-9-phosphate synthase isoform X1, whose product MSREFELCPGRRVGGEQPCFIIAEIGQNHQGDLAIAKRMIRMAKLVLQDCGADCAKFQKSELEYKFNKKALERPYTSKHSWGKTYGEHKRHLEFTHDQYRELKKYAEEIGIFFTASGMDEMAVEFLHELDVPFFKVGSGDTNNFPYLEKTAKKGRPMVISSGMQSMNTMHQVYQIVKSINPNFCFLQCTSAYPLQPEDVNLRVISAYQSAFPDIPIGYSGHETGIAISVAAVAMGAKVVERHVTLDKTWKGSDHQASLEPNELAELVKAIRTVEKAMGSPVKQLLPCEMACNEKLGKSVVAKVTIPEGAVLTLDMLTVKVGEPKGFPPEAIFNLVGQKVKKKIEEDETITEQAVENHVKKVKC is encoded by the exons ATGTCGCGGGAGTTCGAGCTGTGCCCCGGGCGCCGCGTGGGCGGCGAGCAGCCGTGCTTCATCATCGCGGAGATCGGGCAGAACCACCAGGGCGACCTGGCCATCGCCAAGCGCATGATCCGCATGGCCAAG CTTGTTTTGCAGGACTGCGGAGCAGACTGTGCTAAGTTCCAGAAGAGCGAACTGGAGTACAAATTCAACAAGAAAGCCTTGGAAAGGCCCTATACCTCTAAACACTCCTGGGGAAAGACCTATGGGGAGCACAAGCGCCACTTGGAGTTTACTCATGACCAATATAGAGAGCTCAAGAAATATGCAGAAGAGATTggcattttcttcacagcttctGGTATGGATGAG aTGGCTGTGGAATTTCTACATGAACTGGATGTTCCATTTTTCAAAGTAGGATCAGGAGATACAAACAATTTTCCATATTTGGAAAAGACTGCAAAGAAAg GTCGCCCAATGGTGATTTCCAGCGGGATGCAGTCAATGAACACAATGCATCAGGTTTATCAGATTGTGAAGTCCATCAATCCAAACTTCTGCTTCCTGCAATGCACCAGTGCATACCCGCTTCAGCCAGAGGATGTCAATCTCCGTGTTATATCG GCATATCAGTCAGCTTTTCCTGATATCCCCATTGGCTATTCGGGGCATGAAACTGGCATAGCCATTTCAGTGGCAGCTGTTGCTATGGGTGCTAAAGTAGTGGAACGCCATGTGACTCTCGACAAAACATGGAAAGGAAGTGACCACCAAGCATCCCTGGAGCCAAATGAACTGGCAGAGTTAGTGAAAGCTATCCGTACTGTGGAAAAAGCAATGGGTTCTCCAGTCAAACAGCTCTTGCCCTGTGAAATGGCTTGCAATGAAAAG CTGGGGAAGTCAGTTGTGGCGAAAGTGACAATTCCTGAAGGTGCAGTACTGACACTTGACATGCTGACAGTGAAGGTGGGAGAGCCTAAGGGATTTCCCCCAGAAGCCATCTTCAATCTGGTGGGccagaaggttaaaaaaaaaatcgaagAAGATGAAACCATCACTGAGCAAGCAGTGGAAAATCATGTCAAAAAAGTGAAGTGCTAA
- the NANS gene encoding N-acetylneuraminate-9-phosphate synthase isoform X2: MSREFELCPGRRVGGEQPCFIIAEIGQNHQGDLAIAKRMIRMAKDCGADCAKFQKSELEYKFNKKALERPYTSKHSWGKTYGEHKRHLEFTHDQYRELKKYAEEIGIFFTASGMDEMAVEFLHELDVPFFKVGSGDTNNFPYLEKTAKKGRPMVISSGMQSMNTMHQVYQIVKSINPNFCFLQCTSAYPLQPEDVNLRVISAYQSAFPDIPIGYSGHETGIAISVAAVAMGAKVVERHVTLDKTWKGSDHQASLEPNELAELVKAIRTVEKAMGSPVKQLLPCEMACNEKLGKSVVAKVTIPEGAVLTLDMLTVKVGEPKGFPPEAIFNLVGQKVKKKIEEDETITEQAVENHVKKVKC; encoded by the exons ATGTCGCGGGAGTTCGAGCTGTGCCCCGGGCGCCGCGTGGGCGGCGAGCAGCCGTGCTTCATCATCGCGGAGATCGGGCAGAACCACCAGGGCGACCTGGCCATCGCCAAGCGCATGATCCGCATGGCCAAG GACTGCGGAGCAGACTGTGCTAAGTTCCAGAAGAGCGAACTGGAGTACAAATTCAACAAGAAAGCCTTGGAAAGGCCCTATACCTCTAAACACTCCTGGGGAAAGACCTATGGGGAGCACAAGCGCCACTTGGAGTTTACTCATGACCAATATAGAGAGCTCAAGAAATATGCAGAAGAGATTggcattttcttcacagcttctGGTATGGATGAG aTGGCTGTGGAATTTCTACATGAACTGGATGTTCCATTTTTCAAAGTAGGATCAGGAGATACAAACAATTTTCCATATTTGGAAAAGACTGCAAAGAAAg GTCGCCCAATGGTGATTTCCAGCGGGATGCAGTCAATGAACACAATGCATCAGGTTTATCAGATTGTGAAGTCCATCAATCCAAACTTCTGCTTCCTGCAATGCACCAGTGCATACCCGCTTCAGCCAGAGGATGTCAATCTCCGTGTTATATCG GCATATCAGTCAGCTTTTCCTGATATCCCCATTGGCTATTCGGGGCATGAAACTGGCATAGCCATTTCAGTGGCAGCTGTTGCTATGGGTGCTAAAGTAGTGGAACGCCATGTGACTCTCGACAAAACATGGAAAGGAAGTGACCACCAAGCATCCCTGGAGCCAAATGAACTGGCAGAGTTAGTGAAAGCTATCCGTACTGTGGAAAAAGCAATGGGTTCTCCAGTCAAACAGCTCTTGCCCTGTGAAATGGCTTGCAATGAAAAG CTGGGGAAGTCAGTTGTGGCGAAAGTGACAATTCCTGAAGGTGCAGTACTGACACTTGACATGCTGACAGTGAAGGTGGGAGAGCCTAAGGGATTTCCCCCAGAAGCCATCTTCAATCTGGTGGGccagaaggttaaaaaaaaaatcgaagAAGATGAAACCATCACTGAGCAAGCAGTGGAAAATCATGTCAAAAAAGTGAAGTGCTAA